One Patescibacteria group bacterium genomic region harbors:
- a CDS encoding L,D-transpeptidase, translated as MTAERRWWVLIWLIIFAACNTGSSVTALVWAPATDSNLVLNIQPRYFQLQLAPAEQTIINIKITNWSTTSWRTGEFYLQTILPSQDNLAIAPVIPQPLWSGEATTLSYKTAWTQIGFGQSFDFRLPLTAPDDALAGSGRYRLYLQPVVAGQALSDLIIVDLKVGHPPTSWSVLPEKRIEVSLADQTATLFAGPLAVAKLTISSGKTNTETPPGRYVINKKLVDVLSDAINLQLPYWMELRDLNGTYEGYGLHGVPYQQVNSAYYQEGKTYDGYKYYSDGKLYTGYNLLGTPMSQGCVVMSIKNAQAVFSWAEPNKTLVNIQ; from the coding sequence ATGACGGCCGAACGACGCTGGTGGGTATTAATTTGGCTAATTATTTTTGCGGCGTGCAACACCGGCTCTTCCGTTACGGCACTAGTTTGGGCGCCGGCTACTGACAGTAATTTAGTATTGAATATCCAACCTCGCTACTTCCAGTTACAGTTAGCGCCAGCCGAACAAACTATAATTAATATTAAAATAACCAATTGGAGCACTACTAGTTGGCGCACCGGAGAATTTTATTTGCAAACTATTCTGCCCAGCCAAGATAATCTTGCTATTGCTCCCGTAATACCGCAGCCGTTATGGTCGGGTGAAGCAACCACCCTGTCTTATAAAACTGCTTGGACACAAATCGGTTTTGGTCAAAGCTTTGATTTTCGACTTCCACTCACTGCCCCCGACGATGCACTGGCTGGTAGCGGCCGCTATCGGTTGTATTTGCAGCCAGTCGTAGCGGGACAAGCTTTATCTGATTTAATTATTGTCGATCTAAAGGTAGGCCATCCTCCCACTTCTTGGTCAGTGCTACCGGAAAAAAGGATTGAAGTGAGTTTAGCCGATCAAACTGCTACTCTTTTTGCAGGACCTTTGGCAGTTGCCAAATTAACTATCTCCAGCGGTAAAACCAACACCGAAACTCCCCCCGGCCGGTATGTCATTAATAAAAAATTGGTTGATGTGCTGTCCGATGCTATCAACTTACAACTGCCTTATTGGATGGAACTGCGGGATCTTAATGGCACCTACGAAGGTTACGGCCTTCATGGCGTCCCCTACCAGCAGGTTAACTCGGCCTATTACCAAGAAGGCAAAACCTATGACGGGTATAAGTATTATTCTGACGGTAAATTATATACCGGGTATAATTTATTAGGCACGCCGATGAGTCAAGGCTGCGTTGTGATGTCGATAAAAAATGCTCAAGCCGTATTTAGTTGGGCCGAGCCAAATAAAACTTTAGTGAACATTCAATAA
- a CDS encoding cupin domain-containing protein: MKGYVADIGQETKTNTNFRKVLYTGHHSQLVLMSLKPGEDIGAEVHPNVDQFFRFEQGTGQIVIDASVHEIKAEFAAIVPAGAEHNVINTGTEDLRLYTIYSPAEHQDGIARVTKADAIAQPEEFDGKTTE, encoded by the coding sequence ATGAAAGGATATGTTGCAGATATTGGGCAAGAAACAAAAACCAATACTAATTTTAGGAAAGTGCTCTATACTGGGCACCACAGCCAACTAGTTTTGATGAGTTTAAAGCCAGGCGAGGATATCGGTGCAGAGGTGCACCCTAATGTTGATCAATTTTTCCGATTTGAACAAGGAACAGGACAAATAGTTATCGATGCGAGCGTTCACGAAATCAAGGCGGAATTTGCGGCCATTGTTCCAGCCGGAGCAGAACACAATGTGATCAACACTGGCACCGAAGATCTGCGGCTGTATACTATTTATTCACCGGCTGAACACCAAGACGGCATAGCCAGGGTAACTAAAGCGGATGCTATTGCCCAACCCGAAGAATTCGACGGCAAAACTACCGAATAA
- a CDS encoding helix-turn-helix transcriptional regulator, which produces MKNRIKELRTHLKITQEELAYRAGVRRETIVFLEQGKYNPSLKLAHDVAKALKTTLDQLFFLDNH; this is translated from the coding sequence ATGAAAAATCGGATTAAAGAATTACGCACCCATCTAAAAATCACCCAAGAAGAATTGGCTTATCGGGCGGGAGTGCGCCGAGAAACCATCGTTTTTTTGGAACAGGGCAAATACAACCCATCGCTAAAATTAGCCCACGATGTTGCCAAAGCTCTTAAAACCACTCTTGATCAGTTGTTTTTCCTCGATAACCACTAA
- a CDS encoding DUF2178 domain-containing protein has translation MTIKQFQVVKIIAAITVGGIVGYSVTVNNYIAPAIIVAAAAVTLFYLRSRVKGILADERDYEIGGHAARWSIQIFSWIATIAMFVLYAERALNPIFEIVAFVLAYSVCTLLILYSVLYKYHDRIRFAKNKTYYIIFGLILLAGFTLVGIRLFSGEDSWICSNGEWVEHGHPSAAMPTTLCQ, from the coding sequence ATGACCATCAAACAGTTTCAAGTCGTAAAGATAATTGCTGCAATAACAGTGGGAGGGATAGTTGGCTATAGTGTGACTGTTAATAACTACATAGCTCCGGCCATTATCGTAGCTGCAGCGGCAGTAACTCTGTTTTATCTGCGCAGTAGGGTCAAAGGCATACTAGCGGATGAGCGGGACTATGAAATCGGCGGCCATGCCGCACGGTGGTCCATTCAAATTTTTAGCTGGATAGCAACTATCGCTATGTTTGTGTTGTATGCAGAGCGGGCACTCAATCCAATTTTTGAAATCGTTGCCTTTGTATTGGCCTATTCAGTTTGCACGCTTTTGATTCTCTATTCCGTTTTGTATAAATACCACGATCGCATCCGTTTCGCTAAAAATAAAACTTACTATATTATATTTGGGCTGATTTTACTTGCCGGTTTCACCCTAGTCGGCATTCGCTTATTTAGTGGGGAAGATAGTTGGATTTGCAGTAACGGTGAGTGGGTAGAACATGGCCATCCTTCCGCCGCTATGCCGACCACGCTTTGCCAATAA